The Leptospira levettii genome has a segment encoding these proteins:
- a CDS encoding sensor histidine kinase, protein MLLCFFCLFSCQDNERQSEIPQVQNGIINLTNVKFENHTILTLSGDWDFFWQKLITPTSSTDLVPSVIPIQNNNSENKTTFMKIGKRWKDIHSGTGFATYQVKMILPDTSMEEPFAIRFLQTGGAAIKVFVDGNLSLSLGKVGKTKEAMIPTRSSGIIVLPYGQKQINLTVHISNYYHDDGSFWYPPKLGKYRDIQNEYVKEITFDSLLTGALFFMAFYHFLLFFFRRNRSLILFFGLFSLTTALHSISLNGDILYHLIPNVPYRIAFSLSLIFYLAMPFYLSFLAQLYPNQFSKKFIQIFSSICFLLYLAVVLLPTELGSQTTFFGIFFTISGLLYSIVSLTRSAIKKQELALSLLIIQVFILISAINDTLNLYGLFQHILVLKYSYLSTVLFQSLILASFFTKTFIKNETLKNELTKLNESLEQVVVARTKEYREAKQIAEEANQWKDKFISLVAHDLRSPLSTVYSALTLTYDEDTPKEEKDHISKQIFVILENAMSTVEHLLNLNRFQLDKGQIHLDLTENNVAESVKQVIETFALELQKKSIQIEITVSDSAQIYADKSILNEIIRNLIANAIKFSHPNGKIVVSFSETVAESTISIRDYGTGISLEQKSRIFTDPIPSQGTFGEKGFGIGLKLCYELMRLQNGNIRVESEITQGSLFLLEFPKRNPS, encoded by the coding sequence ATGCTTTTATGTTTTTTTTGTTTGTTTTCTTGTCAGGACAATGAAAGGCAAAGTGAGATCCCTCAAGTTCAAAATGGTATTATCAATCTAACTAACGTTAAATTCGAAAATCACACAATCCTAACCTTATCAGGAGATTGGGATTTTTTTTGGCAAAAATTAATCACTCCTACCTCATCCACGGACTTGGTTCCGTCTGTTATTCCGATCCAAAACAACAATTCCGAAAACAAAACTACTTTTATGAAAATTGGGAAACGGTGGAAAGATATCCATTCGGGGACCGGGTTTGCAACCTACCAAGTCAAAATGATTTTGCCCGATACATCAATGGAAGAACCATTTGCGATTCGTTTTTTACAAACAGGTGGTGCTGCCATAAAAGTATTTGTTGATGGAAATCTATCTCTTTCCTTAGGAAAAGTGGGAAAAACAAAAGAGGCAATGATACCAACTAGAAGTTCAGGTATCATCGTTCTTCCATATGGACAAAAACAAATCAATCTAACAGTCCATATTTCCAATTATTACCATGATGATGGATCATTTTGGTATCCTCCAAAATTAGGAAAATATCGCGACATTCAAAATGAATATGTAAAAGAGATCACATTTGATTCCCTCTTAACAGGTGCCTTGTTTTTTATGGCATTTTATCATTTCCTATTATTTTTTTTCAGAAGGAATCGGTCTTTGATTTTGTTTTTTGGATTGTTTAGCCTCACCACTGCTCTTCATTCCATTTCATTAAATGGAGACATCTTATACCATTTGATTCCCAATGTTCCATATCGAATCGCTTTTTCCTTATCACTTATCTTTTATTTGGCAATGCCATTTTATCTTTCCTTCTTAGCACAACTATACCCAAATCAATTTTCCAAAAAATTCATTCAGATATTTTCTTCTATTTGTTTCTTATTGTATTTAGCTGTGGTTTTGTTGCCAACAGAACTCGGCTCTCAAACCACATTTTTTGGAATCTTTTTTACAATCTCAGGATTACTTTACTCTATTGTATCTTTAACCAGATCTGCGATCAAAAAACAAGAATTAGCCCTTAGTTTATTAATTATCCAAGTGTTTATATTGATTAGTGCAATTAACGATACATTAAATTTATATGGACTATTCCAACATATACTCGTTTTAAAATATTCCTATTTATCTACAGTTTTATTCCAATCTCTAATCCTTGCTTCTTTTTTCACAAAAACATTTATTAAAAATGAGACATTAAAAAATGAACTTACAAAATTAAATGAATCTCTAGAGCAAGTAGTTGTCGCCCGAACCAAAGAATATCGAGAAGCAAAACAAATTGCAGAAGAAGCAAATCAATGGAAAGATAAATTTATTTCACTGGTAGCACATGACTTACGATCACCGTTGAGCACTGTATACTCTGCACTTACATTAACTTACGACGAAGACACGCCAAAAGAAGAAAAGGATCATATTTCAAAACAAATATTTGTCATTTTGGAAAATGCGATGTCTACCGTTGAACATTTATTAAATTTAAATAGATTTCAATTGGATAAAGGACAAATCCATTTGGATTTAACTGAAAACAATGTAGCCGAATCAGTTAAGCAAGTCATCGAAACATTTGCATTGGAACTTCAGAAAAAATCCATTCAAATTGAAATTACAGTTTCCGATTCTGCACAAATATACGCTGACAAATCGATTCTAAACGAAATCATTAGGAATCTAATTGCAAACGCCATCAAATTCAGTCATCCAAATGGGAAAATCGTTGTTAGTTTTTCTGAAACTGTAGCTGAATCTACCATTTCCATACGAGATTACGGAACAGGAATTTCGCTTGAACAAAAATCACGAATATTCACCGATCCAATACCTTCACAAGGAACTTTTGGAGAAAAAGGATTTGGCATTGGTTTAAAACTTTGTTACGAATTAATGAGGCTACAGAATGGAAATATCAGGGTTGAATCAGAGATAACACAAGGGAGTCTCTTTTTACTCGAATTTCCAAAAAGAAATCCAAGCTGA
- a CDS encoding NAD(P)/FAD-dependent oxidoreductase → MKRIVVLGSNFAGVTAAISTKRKLGNSVEVIVISPAINFLYVPSLIWVPFGVRKVKDITFPVEPMLAKKGVQFIHDRGTKVIPDRNVVLTEKHGEITYDYLVVATGASLNFDILPNLNPKENMIQCIVTPELAEKSALAFEEIVQNPGPVVVAATQGASCMGAAYEYLFNLDKYLRKRGVRKQVEITWVTPEPFLGHFGIGGIVGGQKMLELFMKLYGIKWVTNATIQKIEKEKITLGDSTEIPYKMSMMIPPFLGADVMKNSPELVDEKGFVITNEGYQHIKYKNVYAAGLAVEVIAPFKKCAAPFGVPKTGFPSDVMGKIVAENIKNDILGTGKFKTMPFGKIPGICIMDAGKKEVWILTNHLFKPRQFELMIPNMFYNIGKIILEKYMLWKNKKGLVQLP, encoded by the coding sequence ATGAAACGGATCGTAGTATTAGGTAGTAATTTTGCAGGAGTAACTGCAGCAATCTCAACAAAAAGAAAACTTGGCAATTCGGTCGAAGTGATTGTCATTTCACCTGCTATCAATTTTTTATATGTTCCTTCTCTGATTTGGGTTCCCTTCGGAGTCCGAAAAGTAAAAGACATTACGTTTCCCGTAGAACCTATGTTAGCAAAAAAAGGGGTACAATTTATTCATGATCGAGGAACAAAAGTAATTCCAGATCGAAATGTTGTTCTCACTGAAAAACACGGTGAAATCACATATGACTATTTAGTCGTTGCAACAGGTGCTTCACTTAACTTCGATATTTTGCCAAATCTAAATCCCAAGGAGAATATGATACAATGTATTGTCACTCCTGAACTTGCAGAAAAATCTGCGCTAGCTTTTGAAGAAATCGTACAAAATCCAGGCCCAGTGGTAGTTGCTGCCACCCAAGGTGCAAGTTGTATGGGAGCAGCATATGAATATTTGTTCAATTTAGATAAGTATCTTAGGAAAAGAGGAGTTCGAAAACAAGTTGAAATCACCTGGGTAACTCCTGAACCATTTTTAGGCCATTTTGGAATTGGTGGTATTGTAGGTGGTCAAAAAATGTTAGAATTATTTATGAAATTATATGGCATCAAATGGGTCACCAATGCTACGATTCAAAAAATTGAAAAGGAAAAAATTACGTTAGGTGATTCAACAGAGATTCCATACAAAATGTCGATGATGATACCTCCATTTTTAGGAGCAGATGTCATGAAAAATTCTCCTGAACTTGTAGATGAAAAAGGATTCGTAATTACGAATGAGGGATACCAACATATCAAATATAAAAATGTTTATGCAGCAGGTCTTGCTGTTGAAGTCATTGCACCATTTAAAAAATGTGCAGCACCATTCGGTGTACCAAAGACGGGTTTTCCTTCAGATGTTATGGGGAAAATTGTCGCAGAAAATATTAAGAATGATATCCTCGGAACTGGAAAATTTAAAACAATGCCTTTCGGTAAAATCCCAGGTATTTGTATCATGGATGCTGGAAAAAAAGAAGTATGGATTCTCACCAATCACCTGTTTAAACCCAGACAATTTGAATTGATGATACCCAATATGTTTTACAATATCGGGAAAATTATCTTAGAAAAATATATGTTATGGAAAAACAAAAAAGGATTAGTGCAACTTCCATAA